A genomic region of Streptomyces sp. R33 contains the following coding sequences:
- a CDS encoding ATP-dependent DNA ligase: protein MDTGRCCLPRPARAGGVLVQTRRGSLVQDRFPDLVAAAEQQLPHGLVLDGELVVWDVEAGRLSFEALQRRAATRARGAASLAARWPAYFVAFDVLQLDGQELLTSPYKERRALLEQLFTDHALTAPWTLCPMTTDLAKAREWLQTWTDVFGVEGIVVKPLTSRYLPAYRGWTKIRRRDTTEAVIGAITGTLARPQLLNLGRHDQTGRLRAVGRIAPLRPDAARQVGEHLAAAGPGHPWTGVRFAASWGSREALDAVLVHPELVAEISADRAIDHGGVFRHPVRFQRLRLDASTDDVPRLGAGLAAG, encoded by the coding sequence ATGGACACCGGGCGCTGCTGTTTACCGCGGCCGGCCCGGGCGGGCGGGGTGCTGGTGCAGACCCGGCGCGGTTCGCTGGTCCAGGACCGGTTCCCCGATCTCGTTGCGGCCGCCGAGCAGCAGCTGCCGCACGGCCTGGTCCTCGATGGCGAACTGGTCGTCTGGGACGTGGAGGCAGGCCGGTTGTCGTTCGAGGCGTTGCAGCGCCGGGCCGCCACCCGGGCCCGCGGCGCCGCAAGCCTGGCCGCCCGGTGGCCGGCCTACTTCGTCGCGTTCGACGTCCTGCAGCTCGACGGCCAGGAGCTGCTGACGAGCCCGTACAAGGAGCGGCGCGCTCTCCTGGAGCAGCTGTTCACCGACCACGCCCTGACGGCCCCCTGGACGCTGTGCCCGATGACCACAGACCTGGCCAAGGCCCGGGAATGGCTACAGACCTGGACTGACGTCTTCGGTGTCGAGGGCATCGTGGTCAAGCCCCTGACCAGCCGCTACCTCCCCGCATACAGAGGGTGGACCAAGATCAGAAGACGGGACACCACCGAAGCGGTCATCGGCGCCATCACCGGAACCCTGGCACGCCCGCAGCTCCTGAACCTCGGCCGCCACGACCAGACGGGCCGACTGCGCGCGGTCGGCCGCATCGCACCCCTGCGCCCGGACGCCGCCCGGCAGGTCGGCGAGCACCTGGCCGCCGCCGGCCCCGGACACCCGTGGACCGGCGTCCGGTTCGCCGCGTCCTGGGGGTCGCGGGAGGCCCTGGACGCGGTCTTGGTCCACCCCGAGCTGGTGGCGGAGATCAGCGCCGACCGCGCGATCGACCACGGCGGCGTCTTCCGCCACCCGGTGCGCTTCCAACGGCTACGCCTGGACGCGAGCACGGATGACGTCCCGCGGCTCGGGGCGGGGTTGGCCGCGGGCTGA